In Primulina eburnea isolate SZY01 chromosome 3, ASM2296580v1, whole genome shotgun sequence, one DNA window encodes the following:
- the LOC140826210 gene encoding uncharacterized protein At4g19900-like: MGMKDMFDSLRIISLKSSIFSTFTFVLIILALLFADTIIYNGSSDHHQLQTQISAEEIKVKSLTDEIFTETDEKFVRPESKFKHVEESELFESSDLSTKFDLRVKEFFRRNECKVKFFMTWIGPADSYREREFFGLETLFQTNPQSCLIIMSKSMDTVYGDKILEPLIGCGFRVLAVTPDLWGLFKKTPAETWLKEIRNGSRDPGQIPLPQNLSNLMRLAALYKYGGVYLDTDFVILRDFSVLKNVIGAQSVDIKGNWTRLNNAVLVFNRKHPLVYKFMEEFASTFDGNRWGHNGPYLVSRVVDRVATNEEFKFTILPPIAFYPVDWTRIAGYFARPHDPNQAKWADTKIRQLKKSSYGVHLWNRVSDKFKIEEGSIIDRLLNDHCVICSRDTSIS; this comes from the coding sequence ATGGGGATGAAAGATATGTTTGATTCTTTGAGAATTATTTCCCTGAAATCGAGCATATTCTCCACCTTCACTTTTGTTTTGATCATTCTGGCTTTACTTTTCGCCGACACAATTATATATAATGGAAGCAGTGATCATCATCAGTTGCAGACTCAGATTTCAGCAGAAGAGATCAAAGTCAAGTCATTAACAGATGAAATTTTTACAGAAACTGATGAAAAGTTTGTTCGTCCAGAAAGTAAGTTCAAACATGTGGAGGAATCGGAATTGTTTGAATCGTCTGATTTATCAACGAAGTTTGATTTGAGGGTTAAGGAATTCTTCCGCAGAAATGAATGCAAAGTTAAGTTCTTCATGACATGGATCGGGCCGGCGGATTCGTATCGAGAGCGGGAGTTTTTCGGGCTGGAGACCTTGTTCCAAACAAATCCCCAAAGCTGTTTGATCATAATGTCAAAAAGTATGGATACAGTTTATGGAGACAAGATTCTTGAGCCGTTGATCGGGTGCGGTTTTCGGGTTCTGGCCGTGACTCCGGACCTGTGGGGTCTATTCAAGAAGACTCCTGCTGAAACATGGCTCAAAGAAATCAGGAACGGGAGCAGGGATCCGGGGCAGATCCCTCTACCTCAAAATCTGTCCAATCTGATGAGACTTGCTGCTCTATACAAATATGGAGGGGTTTACTTGGACACTGATTTTGTAATCTTGAGAGATTTTTCAGTGTTGAAGAATGTAATCGGAGCTCAAAGTGTCGATATCAAGGGAAACTGGACAAGATTGAATAACGCAGTTCTTGTTTTTAACAGGAAGCATCCACTTGTGTACAAGTTTATGGAGGAATTTGCATCGACCTTTGATGGGAATCGATGGGGTCACAATGGGCCATATTTGGTCTCTAGAGTGGTTGATAGGGTGGCAACAAATGAGGAGTTTAAGTTCACAATCCTGCCACCAATTGCCTTCTACCCGGTGGATTGGACTCGAATAGCGGGTTATTTCGCCCGACCCCATGACCCAAACCAGGCGAAATGGGCCGACACCAAAATTCGACAACTCAAGAAGTCGAGCTACGGGGTGCATTTGTGGAATAGGGTAAGTGATAAATTCAAGATTGAGGAAGGGAGTATTATTGATAGATTGTTGAATGATCACTGTGTCATATGCAGTAGGGATACTTCAATTTCTTGA
- the LOC140826212 gene encoding LOW QUALITY PROTEIN: RNA polymerase II C-terminal domain phosphatase-like 2 (The sequence of the model RefSeq protein was modified relative to this genomic sequence to represent the inferred CDS: substituted 1 base at 1 genomic stop codon) translates to MSRLGFKSSVYHGDVFLGELDNVPVKGVNFQFAKNEIRIHHISPNSERCHPLAVLQTISAASIRCKLEPGANSSLSSNPDESPLINLHASMFYEFKTAVVLLGNEEVHLVAMPSKQKKFPCFWCYSLPYGLYNSCLWMLNMRCLAIVFDLDETLIVANTMKSFEDRIEVLMDWIAREGDPIRESGMTAEMKRYVEDRALLKQYAETDNVMDGGKLFKYQLEEVPLLSDGHVRVVRPVVRLPERSIVLTRINPENRDTSVLVRLRPAXLDLKNYLTAKGRKRFEVYVCTMAERDYALEMWRLLDPEAHLISSKQLLERVVCVKSGARKSLLNVFQDGKCHPKMAMVIDDRLKVWEEKDQPRVHVVPAFTPYYAPQAETANAVPVLCVARNVACNVRGGFFKEFDEHLSRRISDIFYEHEVVNLPCAPDVSNYLMSEDAGPITNGSSSVPIAEGINGPEVAQNLQYLDDKNTTNSVSHSMDNITEFKPERSKLPTVSIAIAIASASERAISTAEKASLLGDPLRRENMHSGSTEQPLLLKLPRQEPLLPPQGGLTGENANRGPVSGQVPGIIPCDPPDRQQGDQNSLSHSTLSSVHAEMLHVSQSKNEEAKMRCDIQKQNLLPPRQLADFGAAQNQTSYSKGLKTDDDMINMLPTLSISVLQEIGRKCRSKVEFRPVVSASDNLQFSVEVFFTGEKIGVGMGRTRKDAQQQAAENALRSLADHYVAYIAPHSRSLDNDCDGNVLERENGFLWDTVKPVSEQQSLKNGFPQVK, encoded by the exons ATGAGTCGATTAGGGTTTAAATCATCGGTTTACCACGGGGACGTGTTTTTGGGGGAACTGGACAATGTCCCGGTGAAGGGTGTGAATTTCCAGTTTGCCAAGAATGAGATAAGGATTCACCACATCTCTCCGAACAGTGAGAGATGCCACCCACTCGCCGTTCTGCAGACAATTTCGGCCGCTTCTATACGGTGCAAGCTCGAGCCTGGAGCTAATTCCAGTCTGAGTTCCAATCCTGATGAGTCGCCATTGATCAATCTCCACGCGTCTATGTTTTACGAGTTCAAG ACTGCTGTTGTGTTGCTTGGTAATGAGGAAGTTCATTTGGTGGCAATGCCTAGTAAGCAGAAGAAGTTCCCTTGTTTTTGGTGCTACTCATTGCCCTATGGTTTGTACAAttcatgtttatggatgttGAACATGCGCTGTTTAGCAATTGTCTTTGATCTTGATGAAACTCTCATTGTGGCCAACACAATGAAGTCATTTGAGGATAGAATTGAAGTTTTGATGGACTGGATTGCACGTGAGGGTGACCCTATTCGGGAATCTGGGATGACGGCTGAGATGAAGAGATATGTTGAGGATCGTGCATTGCTGAAGCAGTATGCAGAGACTGACAATGTTATGGATGGTGGGAAACTATTTAAATACCAGCTGGAGGAGGTGCCCCTGCTATCTGATGGACATGTACGGGTTGTTCGTCCTGTTGTAAGGTTGCCTGAAAGAAGTATTGTTCTTACACGTATTAATCCCGAG AATAGAGATACTAGTGTGCTAGTCAGGTTACGACCTGCTTGACTAGatttgaaaaattatttgactGCGAAAGGCCGGAAGAGATTTGAAGTTTATGTTTGCACCATGGCTGAAAGAGATTATGCATTGGAAATGTGGAGGCTGCTTGATCCAGAAGCACACTTAATTAGCTCAAAACAACTGCTCGAGCGTGTTGTATGCGTGAAATCAG GGGCTAGGAAATCTTTGCTTAATGTCTTCCAGGATGGCAAGTGTCATCCAAAGATGGCAATGGTAATTGACGATCGTTTAAAGGTTTGGGAAGAAAAGGACCAGCCTCGTGTTCATGTAGTTCCTGCATTTACTCCATACTATGCCCCACAGGCTGAG ACTGCAAATGCTGTTCCAGTCCTTTGTGTAGCGAGAAATGTTGCTTGCAATGTTAGGGGTGGTTTTTTCAA GGAGTTTGATGAACATCTATCCCGAAGAATATCAGACATTTTCTATGAGCATGAGGTGGTAAATTTACCTTGCGCACCAGATGTGAGCAACTACTTGATGTCCGAG GATGCTGGTCCTATAACAAATGGAAGTTCAAGTGTTCCGATTGCTGAAGGAATAAATGGACCGGAAGTTGCGCAAAACTTGCAGTATTTG GATGACAAAAATACTACAAATTCTGTTTCTCATTCAATGGATAATATCACTGAGTTTAAGCCTGAAAGATCCAAGCTCCCCACTGTATCTATTGCAATTGCTATTGCTTCAGCATCCGAGAGAGCAATATCAACAGCTGAAA AAGCTAGTTTGCTTGGCGATCCACTTCGAAGAGAGAATATGCATTCAGGTTCCACAGAACAGCCTCTGTTACTTAAATTGCCTCGACAGGAACCCCTCCTACCGCCCCAAGGAGGTTTAACCGGAGAAAATGCTAACAGAGGGCCTGTCAGTGGCCAAGTGCCAGGAATAATTCCATGTGATCCACCGGATAGGCAACAAGGTGATCAAAACTCACTCAGTCACAGCACATTGTCTTCTGTTCATGCAGAAATGTTGCATGTTTCTCAATCAAAGAATGAAGAG GCTAAGATGAGGTGTGATATTCAGAAACAGAATCTTCTACCACCAAGGCAGCTTGCAG ATTTTGGTGCAGCTCAAAACCAGACATCCTATAGTAAAGGACTTAAAACAGATGATGATATGATAAACATGTTACCAACGTTGTCAATTAGTGTGCTTCAAGAGATTGGAAGGAAATGCAGGTCAAAG GTTGAATTCAGGCCTGTTGTCAGTGCCAGCGACAATTTGCAGTTCTCAGTTGAG GTTTTCTTTACTGGTGAAAAAATTGGCGTTGGCATGGGCAGGACAAGGAAAGATGCCCAGCAACAGGCTGCGGAGAATGCCCTTCGGAGCTTGGCTG ATCATTATGTAGCTTATATTGCACCTCATTCTAGATCTCTGGATAATGATTGCGATGGAAATGTACTTGAGAGGGAAAATGGGTTTCTGTGGGACACTGTGAAGCCTGTGTCAGAACAACAATCCTTGAAGAATGGTTTTCCCCAAGTAAAGTAA
- the LOC140826211 gene encoding LRR receptor-like serine/threonine-protein kinase EFR has translation MPFKFVTIFYFFFFFFTALSSTSATQERSNETDRLALLAIKAEITHDPYKILTSWNGSVHFCKWVGVICGSLHQRIVTLNLASLELVGTLSPYVGNLTFLAGINLELNNFHGEIPPEIGGLSRLRHLNLTNNSFSGVIPANLSGCSSLELLRLGWNELTGNVPAQLGTLQNLQRFQLHFNNFTGEIPERFGNLSSIRSLSFAANNFQGSIPAVLGKLKTLSFLGLGVNRFDGMIPVEIFNLSSLVTLSIPYNQLEGILPLDLGYNLPNLQVLNLGHNLLTGPLPYSLSNASNLVEFDVTGSSFTGKISIDFGGLPNLWWLIFASNPLGIGEASDLQFLDSLANCKQLKMLDLSDCQLEGTLPYSVGNLSTNLVSLRFGGNKLSGGLSVGFENLVNLTEIQLQKNRFTGTIPTALGNLSKLQLMDLSENELLGCIPPSVSKLSQLYSLHLEKNHLNQSIPISFGNFQYLQQLDLSHNELTGAIPGNVMSLSSLTLSLNLAHNQLSGLLPSQVGGLKNLEYLDVSENELSGEIPSSIGGCVSLERLNMAGNSFQGPIPSSFSSLRGLEYLNLSCNHLSGQIPEFLQILSLKNLNLSFNQLEGKIPTEGIFRNASSFSVIGNNKLCGGIPDLHLATCPENKFDKRKLHRRLELMIPLLSGLLALVLIFSLLIIRHLRKKHQETSAEFSLEFRMFSKVSYESLYKATDGFSSANLVGSGSFGIVYKGILEPDEMPVAVKVFHLNNRGNLRSFMSECRTLRNIRHRNLVKIYTSCSTLDFSGHEFKALVYEFMSNGSLESWLHGNPTEQNRNIKILSLRERLNIVIDVSSALDYLHHSCHGKIVHCDLKPSNILLDEKMIAHVGDFGLAKFISDASNKSHPTSSSAGLRGTIGYVAPEYGMGSKYTPEGDVYSFGILLLELFTSKRPTDNAFNNGMNLHSFAKTAFPDRVKDILEPAIVPTSRKDEEERNTTDYDSNAAKAKLDQELECLVSIIRIGVACSVESPSQRMDIADAVKELQLIRDILLASSINGCSSSGSLRFGGSSSRSATSNWQNVL, from the exons ATGCCGTTTAAATTTGTAACCATTttctatttcttcttcttcttcttcactgCACTATCTTCAACCTCTGCAACGCAGGAAAGAAGCAATGAAACAGATAGACTTGCATTACTCGCCATTAAAGCAGAAATAACCCACGACCCGTACAAAATCTTGACATCTTGGAATGGTTCAGTGCATTTTTGCAAGTGGGTTGGTGTCATTTGTGGAAGTTTGCACCAAAGAATCGTCACCCTGAATTTGGCTTCACTTGAGTTAGTAGGTACCCTGTCACCTTACGTGGGTAACCTTACATTCCTCGCTGGCATTAATCTTGAACTCAACAATTTCCATGGGGAAATCCCACCTGAGATTGGTGGTTTGTCTCGCCTCAGGCATTTGAATTTAACTAATAATTCTTTTTCGGGGGTGATACCGGCTAATCTTTCGGGTTGCTCTAGTCTGGAGCTTCTCAGGTTAGGCTGGAATGAGTTAACTGGAAATGTACCTGCTCAGCTTGGAACACTGCAgaatcttcaaagatttcagctTCATTTCAATAACTTTACAGGAGAAATCCCTGAAAGATTTGGTAATCTTTCTTCGATCAGGTCTCTTTCGTTTGCTGCTAATAATTTTCAAGGTTCCATTCCTGCTGTTCTCGGCAAGTTAAAGACCTTGAGTTTTCTTGGATTGGGTGTGAATCGGTTCGATGGCATGATTCCTGTAGAAATTTTCAACCTTTCGTCGCTTGTAACTCTATCTATTCCTTATAATCAGCTTGAAGGGATTCTGCCGTTAGACTTGGGATATAATCTTCCTAACTTGCAAGTACTGAATCTTGGTCATAATTTGCTAACCGGGCCGCTGCCTTATTCATTATCAAATGCTTCAAATCTTGTTGAATTCGATGTTACTGGCAGTAGTTTTACTGGGAAAATTTCTATTGATTTTGGAGGTTTGCCTAATCTATGGTGGCTGATTTTTGCTTCTAATCCTCTAGGGATAGGGGAAGCTAGTGATTTACAGTTCTTGGATTCTCTAGCTAATtgtaaacaattaaaaatgctTGATTTGAGTGACTGCCAGTTAGAAGGTACATTACCTTATTCTGTTGGGAACTTATCAACGAATCTTGTGTCGTTAAGATTTGGAGGCAATAAACTATCAGGTGGACTAAGTGTGGGATTTGAGAACTTGGTTAACTTGACTGAAATACAGTTACAGAAGAATAGATTCACAGGTACAATTCCTACTGCTTTGGGTAATCTTTCTAAGCTTCAGTTGATGGATTTGTCGGAAAACGAGCTTTTAGGATGCATTCCTCCATCAGTGTCTAAGCTAAGTCAATTGTACTCGCTCCATCTCGAAAAAAATCACTTAAACCAGAGCATTCCTATAagttttggaaattttcaatatttacaacagCTGGACCTTTCTCACAATGAACTGACAGGCGCCATACCCGGAAATGTGATGAGTCTTTCCTCTCTAACATTGTCACTGAATCTAGCTCACAACCAATTATCCGGCTTGTTGCCCTCTCAAGTGGGAGGATTGAAAAATCTTGAATATTTGGATGTTTCTGAAAATGAGTTATCTGGTGAAATTCCTAGTAGTATTGGTGGTTGCGTGTCTTTGGAACGCCTTAACATGGCCGGAAATTCGTTTCAGGGTCCTATACCATCTTCTTTTAGTTCTCTGAGAGGTCTAGAGTATTTGAATCTTTCATGCAACCACTTATCTGGTCAAAttcctgaatttcttcaaattCTTTCTTTGAAGAATTTGAATCTGTCTTTCAACCAATTGGAGGGTAAGATACCAACAGAAGGAATATTTAGAAATGCATCTTCATTCTCTGTCATTGGCAATAATAAGCTTTGTGGGGGTATACCAGATTTGCACTTAGCCACATGCCCAGAGAATAAGTTTGACAAAAGAAAGCTTCATAGACGTCTTGAGCTCATGATCCCTTTACTTTCCGGGCTTCTGGCTCTGGTTTTGATATTTTCTCTTCTCATTATACGTCATTTAAGGAAAAAACACCAAGAGACTTCCGCAGAGTTTTCGTTAGAATTCAGAATGTTCTCTAAAGTTTCTTACGAGTCTCTGTATAAAGCCACGGATGGATTTTCGTCAGCAAATTTGGTTGGTTCTGGCAGCTTTGGAATCGTGTACAAAGGAATACTCGAACCGGATGAAATGCCTGTTGCGGTGAAAGTATTTCATCTTAATAATCGCGGGAATTTGAGGAGCTTCATGTCTGAATGTAGAACCTTGAGAAACATCAGGCATCGAAATCTTGTCAAGATCTATACTTCCTGTTCGACGTTGGATTTTTCAGGACATGAATTTAAAGCATTAGTTTACGAGTTTATGTCCAATGGAAGTTTGGAGAGCTGGCTCCATGGTAATCCAACAGAGCAAAACAGAAATATCAAGATTTTAAGTCTGCGAGAGAGACTAAACATTGTCATAGATGTTTCATCTGCTCTCGATTATCTGCATCATTCTTGTCATGGAAAGATTGTTCATTGTGATCTGAAGCCGAGCAATATACTTCTTGACGAAAAGATGATAGCTCATGTGGGAGATTTTGGCCTAGCAAAGTTCATTTCAGACGCCTCGAACAAATCTCATCCAACTAGCAGTTCAGCTGGACTTAGAGGAACTATTGGTTATGTTGCACCAG AATATGGCATGGGCAGCAAGTATACACCAGAAGGAGATGTCTATAGTTTTGGAATTCTTTTGCTAGAGCTGTTTACTAGTAAAAGACCTACGGATAATGCCTTTAACAATGGAATGAACCTCCATAGTTTCGCGAAGACAGCGTTTCCTGATAGAGTGAAAGACATTTTAGAGCCTGCGATAGTTCCAACGAGTAGAAAAGATGAAGAGGAGAGAAACACCACAGACTATGATAGTAACGCAGCAAAAGCAAAGCTAGATCAAGAGCTAGAGTGCTTGGTCTCCATCATCAGGATTGGGGTGGCTTGCTCGGTGGAATCGCCTTCACAACGGATGGATATTGCTGATGCTGTGAAGGAACTGCAATTGATCCGAGACATTCTTCTTGCATCCAGCATCAATGGGTGTTCTTCAAGCGG GAGCCTGAGATTTGGAGGTTCTTCAAGCCGTTCCGCCACAAGCAACTGGCAAAATGTTTTATGA
- the LOC140826209 gene encoding auxin transporter-like protein 2, which produces MKQAEEAIVSSFNETELDGGGKEEETVDEQPIFSVKNALWHGGSAYDAWFSCASNQVAQVLLTLPYSFSQLGMLSGIVFQIFYGLMGSWTAYLISVLYIEYRSRKEKEGVSFKNHVIQWFEVLDGLLGPYWKAAGLAFNCTFLLFGSVIQLIACASNIYYINDHLDKRTWTYIFGACCATTVFIPSFHNYRIWSFLGLGMTTYTAWYLTIAALVHGQVEGVQHSGPKKLVLYFTGATNILYTFGGHAVTVEIMHAMWKPQKFKYIYLLATLYVFTLTLPSASAVYWAFGDQLLTHANAFALLPKTRWRDTAVILMLIHQFITFGFACTPLYFVWEKVIGMHDTRSICLRALARLPVVIPIWFLAIIFPFFGPINSAVGALLVSFTVYVIPALAHMLTYRKATSRKNAAEKPPFLMPSWAAMYLVNAFIVIWVLVVGFGFGGWASVTNFVKQIDTFGLFAKCYQCKTPAHPALAPTHN; this is translated from the exons ATGAAGCAAGCAGAAGAAGCTATTGTATCCAGCTTCAATGAAACTGAGCTTGACGGCGGCGGAAAGGAGGAAGAGACGGTGGATGAGCAGCCCATTTTCAGCGTAAAAAACGCCCTCTGGCACGGTGGATCCGCCTACGATGCCTGGTTCAGCTGTGCTTCCAATCAA GTTGcgcaagttttgttaacacTCCCTTATTCCTTCTCACAACTCGGAATGCTTTCGGGGATCGTTTTTCAAATCTTCTATGGTTTAATGGGAAGTTGGACTGCGTATCTCATCAGTGTTTTATACATCGAATACCGCAGCAGAAAGGAAAAGGAAGGTGTCAGCTTCAAGAATCATGTCATCCAG TGGTTCGAAGTTCTTGATGGATTACTTGGCCCATACTGGAAAGCTGCAGGTTTAGCTTTCAACTGCACTTTTCTCCTCTTTGGATCTGTCATCCAACTCATAGCCTGTGCAAG CAACATATATTACATAAATGACCACCTGGACAAGAGGACATGGACTTATATATTTGGAGCTTGCTGTGCCACCACTGTTTTTATTCCTTCTTTCCACAACTACAGAATTTGGTCCTTTTTAGGACTTGGGATGACTACTTACACAGCTTGGTACTTGACTATTGCAGCCCTTGTTCATGGCCAG GTTGAAGGTGTGCAACACTCGGGTCCAAAGAAGCTGGTGTTGTACTTCACCGGAGCCACCAACATACTGTACACATTTGGTGGACATGCTGTCACTGT ggAAATCATGCACGCCATGTGGAAGCCTCAAAAGTTCAAGTACATATACTTGTTAGCCACACTCTATGTGTTCACCCTTACCTTGCCCTCGGCCTCAGCCGTCTACTGGGCATTTGGCGATCAACTGCTAACCCACGCTAATGCATTCGCTCTCCTCCCGAAAACCCGCTGGCGTGACACTGCCGTTATACTCATGCTCATCCATCAG TTCATAACATTCGGGTTCGCTTGCACGCCTCTGTACTTTGTGTGGGAGAAGGTGATCGGGATGCACGACACAAGAAGTATATGTTTGAGGGCGCTTGCGAGGTTGCCGGTGGTGATCCCGATATGGTTCTTGGCCATTATTTTCCCATTTTTCGGGCCAATTAATTCGGCGGTTGGTGCACTTTTAGTGAGCTTTACAGTCTACGTCATACCTGCGCTGGCTCACATGCTCACATACAGAAAAGCCACTTCTCGGAAG AATGCTGCGGAGAAGCCACCATTCTTAATGCCAAGTTGGGCAGCAATGTATCTCGTAAACGCCTTCATCGTCATCTGGGTATTGGTAGTCGGCTTTGGGTTTGGGGGATGGGCTAGCGTGACgaattttgtgaaacaaatCGATACTTTCGGGCTCTTTGCGAAGTGCTATCAATGCAAAACTCCGGCTCACCCTGCACTGGCACCAACCCACAATTGA